The following proteins are co-located in the Shouchella hunanensis genome:
- the yfkAB gene encoding radical SAM/CxCxxxxC motif protein YfkAB, giving the protein MITKYSTSITPEHDPWEAYLDVAEAGQLSLTNIEITTTTLCNMRCEHCAVGYTLSPKDPEALPLELIIQRLDDIPTLRAFSITGGEPMMSMKSVREYVVPLLKYAHERGAKTQINSNLTMPLERYDLIIPYLDVLHISHNYGSIDDFHLIGFAHAERKPGEKQREAMFNRMIDNAKSLTSRGVLVSAETMINKRTLPHLESIHKQIVEMGCQRHEVHPMYPSDFASALETASLSEIRDGIHRLLDHRDPNVWMLFGTLPFYPCSDNQDDLNLQKRLYAEKNVTVRNDPDGRSRLNINLFSGDIIVTDFGDAPDLGNIQHTSLPDAYKIWQTSSLNAGISCHCPAVKCLGPNLLVRDAYYSDIDFTKRSSNL; this is encoded by the coding sequence ATGATTACAAAATATTCTACAAGCATTACACCAGAACACGATCCTTGGGAAGCCTACTTAGATGTAGCTGAAGCTGGCCAACTTTCATTAACGAATATAGAAATAACGACGACTACCTTATGTAATATGAGGTGTGAACATTGCGCTGTTGGCTATACACTATCTCCAAAAGATCCTGAGGCGCTTCCACTAGAATTGATTATACAACGGCTCGACGACATTCCAACACTTCGTGCGTTTAGTATTACTGGCGGAGAACCGATGATGTCAATGAAGTCAGTTCGAGAATACGTTGTCCCGCTTTTAAAATACGCTCATGAACGTGGTGCAAAAACGCAAATTAATTCCAATTTAACAATGCCGCTAGAACGCTATGATCTTATTATCCCTTATCTAGATGTGCTACATATTTCCCACAATTACGGTAGCATTGACGATTTTCACCTTATCGGATTTGCTCATGCCGAGCGTAAACCAGGAGAAAAACAACGTGAAGCTATGTTTAACCGGATGATTGACAACGCTAAATCATTAACGTCTAGAGGCGTATTGGTATCAGCTGAAACAATGATTAACAAACGAACGTTGCCTCACCTTGAATCCATTCACAAACAAATTGTTGAAATGGGTTGTCAGCGTCATGAAGTTCATCCTATGTACCCTAGTGATTTTGCCTCCGCATTGGAGACCGCTTCACTTAGTGAAATTCGCGACGGCATTCATCGACTTTTAGACCATCGTGATCCTAACGTATGGATGTTGTTCGGAACCCTACCTTTTTACCCTTGTTCCGATAACCAAGATGATCTCAATTTACAAAAACGATTGTATGCAGAGAAGAACGTGACGGTTCGTAATGACCCTGATGGACGTTCTCGACTAAATATTAACTTGTTTTCTGGAGATATCATTGTCACCGATTTTGGAGATGCGCCTGATTTGGGAAATATACAGCATACATCGTTACCAGACGCCTATAAAATTTGGCAAACCTCTTCATTAAATGCAGGGATTTCCTGTCATTGTCCAGCTGTAAAATGTCTTGGGCCAAACTTACTTGTACGTGATGCTTATTACAGTGACATTGACTTTACAAAAAGAAGCTCAAATTTGTAG
- a CDS encoding SE1561 family protein, with protein MGRAVSTKNEQLDYLQKRFELLASVIEGMDADSASVEELDSILKMIDDIEVKCQQFRRDWPNA; from the coding sequence ATGGGTCGTGCTGTATCAACAAAGAATGAACAACTTGATTATTTACAAAAGCGATTTGAACTATTAGCATCTGTTATTGAAGGAATGGATGCCGACTCCGCTAGTGTCGAAGAACTCGATTCAATTTTAAAGATGATTGACGACATCGAGGTGAAATGTCAACAATTTCGACGAGACTGGCCAAACGCTTAA
- a CDS encoding histidine phosphatase family protein: MKLYFIRHGESEGNKQGKIQGTMDFPLSDLGERQADAVAEFTKSLSIDQIYTSDLTRALHTAQAITKKHNQSLKETTLLREVHLGSIQGKTREDIYTLYPHLKGKPLVGADIEGSETTDDLSERCEQLFALLKEKHANDESILLVSHGGFISMVLTYLIVGKQWGEASRPFVIGNTSVSLVEWDLESNRFYIDYTNRTAHLEAVKADYQARKGIL; encoded by the coding sequence ATGAAGCTATATTTTATTCGCCATGGAGAGTCAGAAGGGAATAAACAGGGGAAAATTCAAGGGACAATGGACTTTCCATTAAGTGACCTCGGGGAACGACAAGCCGACGCAGTAGCTGAATTTACGAAATCTTTATCGATTGACCAAATTTATACGAGTGATTTGACCCGTGCTCTTCATACCGCACAAGCGATTACAAAAAAACATAATCAATCTTTAAAAGAAACCACACTATTACGAGAAGTGCATTTAGGTTCCATTCAAGGAAAAACAAGAGAAGACATTTATACTCTGTACCCTCACTTAAAAGGAAAGCCTCTTGTTGGTGCTGATATAGAAGGATCTGAAACAACAGATGACCTCAGTGAACGTTGTGAACAATTATTTGCTCTTTTAAAAGAGAAGCATGCCAACGACGAATCGATTTTACTCGTTTCCCACGGGGGCTTTATCAGCATGGTACTTACGTATTTAATTGTCGGTAAACAGTGGGGAGAAGCAAGTCGTCCATTTGTAATTGGCAATACGAGCGTTAGCCTTGTTGAGTGGGATCTCGAATCAAATCGTTTTTATATCGACTATACAAATCGAACGGCTCATTTAGAAGCAGTTAAAGCGGACTACCAAGCCCGTAAAGGAATTTTATAA
- a CDS encoding hemolysin family protein — protein MDIQQGLSLIAVAILIGLTAFFVASEFAIVKIRSTQLEPHLEAGKRSAKYAKRVTTHLDEYLSACQLGITITALGIGRLAEPTFEQMLHPFFEGVVPPAMVTTLAVVVSFSFATFLHVVIGELAPKTIAIQRAEQVTLLIARPLVWFYRLLYPFIWVLNGSARILIRLLGFKPMSEHEVTHSEEELRLIISDSYKGGEINQSEFKYVSKIFDFDNRLAKEIMVPRTEISAVSIEDSLDDNLAIMREEKFTRYPVVNGDKDNILGIVNVREVLTDIVSPAITEEVKLENYIRPVINVIESIPVNDLLVEMQKKQTHMAILFDEYGGTAGLITAEDIIEEIVGEIRDEFDVEEDPLIRTINDDHYLLDGKTLISDVNKLLHVELNEDEVDTIGGWVLTEKYDIEVGETMIFNDYAFTVKAFDGHQIKLVEVLKRSDEEDVEDHYQAYGTS, from the coding sequence TTGGACATACAACAGGGACTTAGCCTTATCGCTGTGGCGATATTAATTGGATTAACCGCATTTTTTGTGGCATCAGAATTTGCAATCGTTAAAATTAGAAGTACGCAGCTTGAACCACATTTAGAAGCTGGAAAGAGATCAGCGAAGTACGCGAAAAGGGTAACGACGCATTTAGATGAATATTTATCCGCTTGCCAACTCGGGATTACGATTACAGCCCTTGGGATTGGGCGTTTAGCTGAACCAACGTTCGAGCAAATGCTTCATCCATTTTTTGAAGGGGTTGTACCGCCTGCAATGGTAACAACACTTGCTGTCGTTGTTTCGTTTAGCTTTGCAACGTTCTTACACGTTGTTATTGGTGAACTTGCCCCTAAGACGATCGCGATCCAACGAGCAGAACAGGTAACTCTTTTAATTGCCCGTCCACTCGTCTGGTTCTATCGCTTACTCTATCCTTTTATCTGGGTTTTAAACGGATCTGCTCGGATTTTAATCCGCCTTTTAGGCTTTAAACCAATGTCAGAGCATGAAGTAACCCATTCGGAAGAAGAGCTGCGCCTAATCATTTCTGATAGCTACAAAGGTGGGGAAATTAATCAGTCTGAGTTTAAGTATGTTAGCAAAATTTTTGACTTTGATAACAGGCTGGCAAAAGAAATTATGGTTCCTCGAACTGAAATTTCTGCCGTCTCTATAGAAGATAGTTTAGACGACAATTTAGCCATTATGCGTGAAGAGAAATTCACACGCTATCCAGTAGTAAACGGTGATAAAGACAACATTTTGGGCATTGTCAATGTTCGAGAAGTCCTAACAGATATTGTTTCTCCAGCCATTACCGAAGAAGTAAAGTTGGAGAATTATATACGTCCGGTCATCAACGTAATTGAATCGATTCCAGTCAATGATCTTCTTGTAGAAATGCAGAAGAAACAGACACATATGGCAATTCTTTTTGATGAATATGGTGGCACTGCTGGTTTGATAACGGCTGAAGATATTATCGAAGAAATTGTTGGCGAAATTAGAGACGAATTTGATGTGGAAGAAGACCCTCTTATTCGCACTATTAATGATGATCATTACCTTTTAGATGGAAAGACACTCATATCTGATGTCAATAAATTGCTTCACGTTGAACTAAACGAAGATGAAGTAGATACAATTGGTGGTTGGGTACTTACGGAAAAGTATGATATTGAAGTAGGCGAAACCATGATTTTTAATGACTATGCGTTTACTGTAAAGGCCTTTGATGGTCACCAAATTAAATTAGTAGAAGTATTGAAGCGATCGGATGAAGAAGACGTTGAGGATCACTATCAAGCTTACGGTACTTCTTAA
- a CDS encoding DUF368 domain-containing protein → MFKWTNFFRGFAMGVTETVPGVSASTIAMLMGIYEQLLGSLSDITKGNIKRALGFLIPLGIGMVFALLIAAKFIKYLLAEHPIPTMFLFVGLVVGILPFLWRSAHAETNKRFKSYHYGFILVSFTLMALTSLIGEPVETVITDFNAGTYIYLFFSGVLASMALVLPGISGALVLMVLGAYYTAISALDSLHLPVIAAIGLGVVFGVLFTSRVIRYFLKTYTQATYSIMLGLVAGSILVIMPSSLPDSFLYGLVTFFTFLAGLVTALTFGRAERT, encoded by the coding sequence ATGTTTAAATGGACAAATTTCTTTCGCGGCTTTGCAATGGGAGTTACTGAAACCGTTCCTGGCGTAAGCGCGAGTACAATCGCAATGTTAATGGGTATTTACGAACAATTACTTGGCTCATTAAGCGACATAACAAAAGGAAACATAAAGCGAGCACTAGGGTTTTTAATACCTTTAGGGATTGGAATGGTTTTTGCTTTACTGATTGCTGCAAAATTTATTAAATACTTACTCGCAGAGCACCCCATTCCAACAATGTTCTTATTTGTTGGCCTTGTAGTTGGTATTCTTCCATTTTTATGGCGCTCTGCGCATGCTGAAACGAACAAACGCTTTAAATCCTACCATTATGGATTCATTCTTGTTTCATTCACGCTAATGGCTCTTACTAGCCTTATCGGCGAGCCTGTGGAAACGGTGATTACCGACTTCAATGCTGGAACATACATTTATTTATTTTTTTCTGGTGTACTAGCAAGCATGGCGCTTGTTTTGCCTGGCATTAGTGGTGCATTAGTGTTAATGGTCCTTGGCGCTTATTACACGGCTATTTCTGCTCTTGATTCATTGCATTTGCCTGTGATTGCAGCGATTGGCTTAGGTGTGGTGTTCGGCGTACTATTTACAAGTAGAGTAATACGTTATTTCTTAAAAACCTACACACAAGCTACCTATTCCATTATGTTAGGTCTTGTAGCAGGATCCATTCTCGTTATTATGCCATCTTCATTACCTGATAGCTTTTTATATGGTCTTGTTACATTTTTTACGTTCTTAGCAGGCTTAGTAACAGCGCTCACTTTTGGACGAGCTGAACGCACCTAG
- the pdaA gene encoding delta-lactam-biosynthetic de-N-acetylase: MKRWLVFSLIFFAFIAVAVKPAYAFDNTKFNWSYKPAPTHTPADTEEKYKALLKQSDSYYIGNTNEKALYLTFDNGYENGYTETVLDVLKEKNVPGAFFVTGHYLKTAEPLVKRMVDEGHIVGNHSFHHPSLPAVNDSKLKDELDSVKDMFTTITGEEQMRYLRAPRGEFSERTLMLSKELGYTNVFWSLAYKDWEVDKQRGKEYAFEQVMKRIHPGAVMLIHSVSPDNAAALGDIIDACEEQGYTFKSLDDLALDQPLP, encoded by the coding sequence ATGAAAAGATGGTTGGTTTTTAGTCTTATATTCTTTGCATTTATAGCAGTTGCAGTAAAGCCGGCTTACGCTTTCGATAATACGAAATTTAACTGGAGTTATAAGCCTGCGCCTACTCATACACCAGCTGATACAGAGGAAAAGTATAAAGCGTTATTAAAGCAATCGGACAGTTATTATATCGGAAATACAAATGAAAAAGCACTCTATTTAACGTTTGATAACGGTTATGAGAATGGCTATACGGAAACGGTTCTAGATGTATTAAAAGAAAAGAACGTTCCAGGTGCTTTTTTTGTGACAGGGCACTATTTAAAAACAGCGGAGCCATTAGTCAAACGTATGGTGGATGAAGGCCATATTGTTGGAAACCACTCCTTCCACCATCCAAGCTTGCCAGCAGTAAACGACAGCAAGCTCAAAGATGAGTTAGATTCTGTTAAAGACATGTTTACAACCATTACTGGGGAAGAGCAAATGCGGTATTTGAGAGCGCCTAGAGGGGAATTTAGTGAACGTACACTTATGTTGTCAAAAGAATTAGGCTATACAAATGTATTCTGGTCTCTAGCTTATAAGGACTGGGAAGTCGATAAACAAAGAGGAAAAGAGTATGCATTTGAACAAGTGATGAAGCGAATACACCCAGGTGCTGTTATGCTCATTCATTCGGTTTCACCAGATAATGCAGCCGCCTTAGGCGATATTATTGATGCTTGTGAAGAACAGGGCTATACATTTAAAAGTTTAGATGACTTAGCGTTGGATCAACCACTACCATAA
- a CDS encoding GAF domain-containing protein: protein MSIPTDIASLKIMAHVYKKQDTDYVFEKTVESLVETVPYIDWVGIYMYEDLNHTLVAASCFSNDLRWECNGELKFPVKNAASTEIGMMIVRTKESIAFDVTDLSTLETIASAIAYDSQMN from the coding sequence TTGTCTATTCCTACGGATATAGCTTCTCTAAAAATTATGGCTCACGTTTACAAAAAACAAGACACAGATTATGTATTTGAAAAAACAGTTGAAAGCTTAGTTGAGACAGTACCTTATATTGACTGGGTCGGCATCTATATGTATGAAGATTTAAACCATACACTTGTTGCCGCTTCTTGCTTTAGCAATGATTTACGATGGGAATGTAATGGTGAATTAAAGTTCCCTGTAAAAAACGCTGCTAGCACAGAAATTGGGATGATGATTGTACGGACAAAAGAATCAATTGCATTTGATGTAACCGATCTGTCTACTTTGGAAACGATCGCAAGTGCCATTGCTTACGATAGTCAAATGAATTAA
- the rlmD gene encoding 23S rRNA (uracil(1939)-C(5))-methyltransferase RlmD, with the protein MNDKEQSSIQLTKGQRFPLTIKRLGINGEGVGYFKKKVVFVKGALPGEEVVVEVTKASQRFTEAKIRKLRKTSQERQAPPCPIYNECGGCQLQHMDYAATLRGKKDIVAQAFYRYTKLSEEKLPLNDTIGMDNPWFYRNKSQLQTRKTNGTVAAGLYKEGTHELIDLSECLVQHKELNAVTQVVKTILQDLSIPIYDEKKHNGQVRTIVTRVGFESGQVQLVLVTRTKEFAKKELLIEKVRKKLPQVTSFMQNINHERTSLIFGENTHHLDGEETINERLGEFAFDLSARAFFQLNPAQTVKLYNEAKKAAKLTGKENVIDAYCGVGTIGQWVGKNAKEVRGMDTTKEAIADARKNAKQHGIRASYEVGTAEKWMPVWLKEGFKPDVVIVDPPRSGCDGKLLQSIVKAKPKRVVYVSCNPSTLAKDIEQLMKKGYKIKNIQPVDMFPWTAQVESVTELTL; encoded by the coding sequence ATGAATGACAAGGAACAAAGTAGTATTCAACTAACAAAAGGTCAACGGTTTCCACTTACAATTAAACGCTTAGGTATTAATGGTGAAGGTGTAGGCTATTTCAAAAAGAAAGTCGTGTTCGTTAAAGGAGCGTTACCGGGTGAAGAGGTCGTTGTAGAAGTAACGAAAGCAAGCCAACGGTTTACTGAGGCGAAAATTCGGAAGCTACGAAAAACGTCACAAGAACGCCAAGCCCCGCCATGTCCAATATACAATGAGTGTGGTGGATGTCAGCTTCAGCATATGGATTACGCCGCAACGTTACGCGGGAAAAAAGACATTGTGGCACAAGCTTTTTATCGCTATACGAAGCTAAGCGAAGAAAAACTCCCTTTAAACGATACGATTGGTATGGACAATCCATGGTTTTACCGCAACAAAAGCCAATTACAAACGCGGAAGACGAATGGCACAGTTGCGGCAGGCTTGTATAAAGAAGGGACTCATGAACTCATTGATTTATCGGAATGTCTTGTCCAGCATAAAGAGCTTAATGCAGTGACGCAAGTAGTGAAAACAATTTTACAAGACTTATCGATTCCGATTTATGACGAGAAAAAACATAATGGACAAGTAAGAACCATCGTCACGCGAGTTGGGTTTGAATCGGGGCAAGTACAACTAGTGCTTGTAACCCGGACAAAAGAGTTTGCGAAAAAAGAGTTACTTATTGAGAAAGTACGAAAGAAATTACCGCAAGTCACATCATTTATGCAGAATATTAATCATGAGCGGACTTCACTTATCTTTGGCGAAAATACTCATCATTTAGATGGGGAAGAAACGATTAACGAACGACTAGGTGAGTTTGCTTTTGATTTATCTGCACGCGCATTCTTTCAGCTTAATCCAGCCCAAACGGTAAAGCTCTATAACGAAGCAAAGAAAGCAGCGAAACTAACTGGAAAAGAAAACGTAATCGACGCCTACTGTGGTGTTGGAACAATTGGACAGTGGGTAGGTAAGAACGCTAAAGAAGTACGAGGGATGGACACGACGAAAGAAGCGATTGCTGACGCACGAAAAAATGCTAAGCAACACGGGATTCGTGCATCCTATGAAGTAGGAACAGCCGAAAAATGGATGCCGGTCTGGTTAAAGGAAGGCTTCAAACCGGATGTTGTGATTGTAGATCCTCCTCGAAGCGGATGTGATGGGAAGCTTCTTCAATCAATTGTAAAAGCAAAACCAAAACGAGTGGTTTACGTATCGTGCAACCCATCCACCCTTGCAAAAGACATTGAACAACTGATGAAAAAAGGCTATAAAATCAAAAACATTCAACCTGTCGACATGTTCCCATGGACGGCGCAAGTTGAAAGTGTAACCGAGCTAACCCTGTAA